The window NNNNNNNNNNNNNNNNNNNNNNNNNNNNNNNNNNNNNNNNNNNNNNNNNNNNNNNNNNNNNNNNNNNNNNNNNNNNNNNNNNNNNNNNNNNNNNNNNNNNNNNNNNNNNNNNNNNNNNNNNNNNNNNNNNNNNNNNNNNNNNNNNNNNNNNNNNNNNNNNNNNNNNNNNNNNNNNNNNNNNNNNNNNNNNNNNNNNNNNNNNNNNNNNNNNNNNNNNNNNNNNNNNNNNNNNNNNNNNNNNNNNNNNNNNNNNNNNNNNNNNNNNNNNNNNNNNNNNNNNNNNNNNNNNNNNNNNNNNNNNNNNNNNNNNNNNNNNNNNNNNNNNNNNNNNNNNNNNNNNNNNNNNNNNNNNNNNNNNNNNNNNNNNNNNNNNNNNNNNNNNNNNNNNNNNNNNNNNNNNNNNNNNNNNNNNNNNNNNNNNNNNNNNNNNNNNNNNNNNNNNNNNNNNNNNNNNNNNNNNNNNNNNNNNNNNNNNNNNNNNNNNNNNNNNNNNNNNNNNNNNNNNNNNNNNNNNNNNNNNNNNNNNNNNNNNNNNNNNNNNNNNNNNNNNNNNNNNNNNNNNNNNNNNNNNNNNNNNNNNNNNNNNNNNNNNNNNNNNNNNNNNNNNNNNNNNNNNNNNNNNNNNNNNNNNNNNNNNNNNNNNNNNNNNNNNNNNNNNNNNNNNNNNNNNNNNNNNNNNNNNNNNNNNNNNNNNNNNNNNNNNNNNNNNNNNNNNNNNNNNNNNNNNNNNNNNNNNNNNNNNNNNNNNNNNNNNNNNNNNNNNNNNNNNNNNNNNNNNNNNNNNNNNNNNNNNNNNNNNNNNNNNNNNNNNNNNNNNNNNNNNNNNNNNNNNNNNNNNNNNNNNNNNNNNNNNNNNNNNNNNNNNNNNNNNNNNNNNNNNNNNNNNNNNNNNNNNNNNNNNNNNNNNNNNNNNNNNNNNNNNNNNNNNNNNNNNNNNNNNNNNNNNNNNNNNNNNNNNNNNNNNNNNNNNNNNNNNNNNNNNNNNNNNNNNNNNNNNNNNNNNNNNNNNNNNNNNNNNNNNNNNNNNNNNNNNNNNNNNNNNNNNNNNNNNNNNNNNNNNNNNNNNNNNNNNNNNNNNNNNNNNNNNNNNNNNNNNNNNNNNNNNNNNNNNNNNNNNNNNNNNNNNNNNNNNNNNNNNNNNNNNNNNNNNNNNNNNNNNNNNNNNNNNNNNNNNNNNNNNNNNNNNNNNNNNNNNNNNNNNNNNNNNNNNNNNNNNNNNNNNNNNNNNNNNNNNNNNNNNNNNNNNNNNNNNNNNNNNNNNNNNNNNNNNNNNNNNNNNNNNNNNNNNNNNNNNNNNNNNNNNNNNNNNNNNNNNNNNNNNNNNNNNNNNNNNNNNNNNNNNNNNNNNNNNNNNNNNNNNNNNNNNNNNNNNNNNNNNNNNNNNNNNNNNNNNNNNNNNNNNNNNNNNNNNNNNNNNNNNNNNNNNNNNNNNNNNNNNNNNNNNNNNNNNNNNNNNNNNNNNNNNNNNNNNNNNNNNNNNNNNNNNNNNNNNNNNNNNNNNNNNNNNNNNNNNNNNNNNNNNNNNNNNNNNNNNNNNNNNNNNNNNNNNNNNNNNNNNNNNNNNNNNNNNNNNNNNNNNNNNNNNNNNNNNNNNNNNNNNNNNNNNNNNNNNNNNNNNNNNNNNNNNNNNNNNNNNNNNNNNNNNNNNNNNNNNNNNNNNNNNNNNNNNNNNNNNNNNNNNNNNNNNNNNNNNNNNNNNNNNNNNNNNNNNNNNNNNNNNNNNNNNNNNNNNNNNNNNNNNNNNNNNNNNNNNNNNNNNNNNNNNNNNNNNNNNNNNNNNNNNNNNNNNNNNNNNNNNNNNNNNNNNNNNNNNNNNNNNNNNNNNNNNNNNNNNNNNNNNNNNNNNNNNNNNNNNNNNNNNNNNNNNNNNNNNNNNNNNNNNNNNNNNNNNNNNNNNNNNNNNNNNNNNNNNNNNNNNNNNNNNNNNNNNNNNNNNNNNNNNNNNNNNNNNNNNNNNNNNNNNNNNNNNNNNNNNNNNNNNNNNNNNNNNNNNNNNNNNNNNNNNNNNNNNNNNNNNNNNNNNNNNNNNNNNNNNNNNNNNNNNNNNNNNNNNNNNNNNNNNNNNNNNNNNNNNNNNNNNNNNNNNNNNNNNNNNNNNNNTACAAAGGTCGTGTGGAGGTCACCAAACTGCTGCTGGAGAACGGAGCAAACCCCAACACTACAGGACAggtaacacacacgcacacacacacacacgcacgcacacacacacacacacacacacacaccgagaaCACAGCTGAAACTTATAATTCTGCCTTTAGGAAATGTACGATGTGACCGTCAGAAATGAGgcgtttctgttattttgtcctcTGAATATTAGAAACTTCTGAATTTCACGCAGTTCAGAACGTCCATGCCAAACCACGTCCAAGGTGGACCTTCTGCAGAGGAGGTCCAAAAGTGCAAACGCCCGCCCTCAAACGGGTGACATCTCGCCGACTGcagccaacacaaaaacacccccGTCTCTGACTGTCTGTGcaggagaacagagagaaagacgtttttaaagacatgtaaCTGAAATAACTCCTACGATGGCGTCAGCTGAATATAAGAAGCTTTGTAGGCAGAAAAGGCGTCGCTGGACTCAACAGCTGTTCCTGATAAAGTGACCACGGAGTGTAAAAGAATCAGCTGTGAAACTGTTGATGAACACACTGAGAGGACAGACGACAGAGACGACAGGGTTACTTcagtcaaatgaaaaatgaaagagcTCATTATACTGACATCTGCTGTccgtttctgtctctgtccgtccctgtccctgtctctgtctgcatgtCTCACAGCAGTACAGCGTGTATCCGATCATCTGGGCCGCCGGTCGAGGACACGCCGACATCGTCAAAGTGCTGCTGCAGAACGGAGCCAAAGTCAACTGTTCTGACAAGGTGGAGACAAActacaacacaacaacaaccaagtaaacaataaaacacgATAAACaatgttcctgtgtgtgtgtgtgtgtgtgtgtgtgtgagacagtaTGGGACCACTCCTCTGATCTGGGCGTCCAGGAAAGGACACTTTGACTGTGTGATGCACCTGCTGGAGAGCGGAGCCGATGTCGACCAGGAGGGGGCGGTACGACCACGCACACGTATTATTACTGCACCATCAGTGCTGCGGAGTACTGCACTGCAGTAGTAGtattgtctgtctgtttctaaGTAGATACAAATAGttacaaaaatctttttttagtgCTGATTgataaaagtctgaaaaaggtataaaaattttaaaggaaaaaaacactttttatctACAGAAAGAAAAGGGCCAACAgttctttctttaaaacaactgccaaaaaagaaaaaaagattcttaaaaacactgcaaaaacgagaaaagacaaaaaacaaacctgtttttttaaagaaagtaattgcaaaaacattttaaaggaaagaaaatcgTCTAAATTCTTTGCTTTGAATATCTgccataaaaaagaaatgtaaaggaTTATTGATGATCGTTTCAAAAACTGTataatctttaaaatttgcctcaaagtcctgaaaaaaaacctggaagtttttttgtaaaatgtgtgtgaaccctttgtttttgttatattgtgttctgacgctctgtgtgtgtatgtgtgtgtgtgtgtgtgtgtgcagaactCGATGACGGCTCTGATCGTGGCGGTGAAAGGCGGTTACACCGAGGTGGTGAAGGAGCTGCTGAAGAGGAACCCCAACGTCAACATGACCGACAAAGATGGGAACACGGCGCTGATGATCGCCGCCAAGGAAGGCTACACCGAGATCGTCCAGGACCTGCTGGACGCCGGCACCTACGTCAACATCCCAGACCGGGTGAGACgaggtcacatgatgtgttGACGAGGGCGTGGCCTTAGGAGTCACATGACAAATCTGCGCAACAGTTTCTGATGtcaaaatcttttaaaaatacatttttctgctgctgaggagaaaaaaacagatactcactcaatctgtgtgtgtgttacagagtgGGGACACGGTGCTGATCGGAGCAGTGAGGGGGGGTCATGTGGAGATTGTCAGAGCTCTGCTGCATAAATACGCCGACATCGACATCAGAGGACAGGTGagaacacagagacaaaacaaatagTTATTTGGACTAACGTTTCCGGAGGTACTGCTGGTTAAACAGCTcatacggtcatgaaaaacctggaaaagaccTACAATTTGAGAACAGCAATTTCCACAACTATATAactaaaaatacaacttttgtattttgaattttgtttcaccAACTTATACAATAACACATGATGCGTTAAAGGATCGTCGGAAATTTAAGCATCagacaataatttctgtttttacagtttccagctgtaataaatgaggtcatttttttgtaatttttaaagaaaacgtgcaaaaatcacaaaaaaagacaaatcaccaaaatgtgttCTTTGGAAACATTACCAAAAAgactttgaagaaaaaaatgttttttaaagagtgaaaatgggtcctggaaaagtcctggaaatgttctgGTAAAATGTGTAAAGCAGTAATAATTGAAAAGTACAGTGATGGTGTGAGCTGATGTTTCTGTTTCCAGGAGAATAAAACTGCTCTGTACTGGGCCGTGGAGAAAGGAAACGCCACTATGGTGAGAGACATCCTGCAGTGTAACCCCGACACTGAGACCTGCACCAAGGTGAGACCCCAACACACCTGAGAACACCTGACAACACTTCAATACACATGAGAACACCTGACAACACTTCAACACACCTGAGAACACTTCAACACACCTGACAACACTTCAACACACCTGAGAGcacctgaaaacactttaacacACCTGAAAATACTCCaacacacctgaaaacaccgGGGGTGACCCAAAACCACTTTAACACGTCTGacaacacctgaaaacaccttgGAACACCTGGATacatctgaaaacacttcaacacacctgaaaacacttaaatacaCCTGGACACACCTGGACACAGTGGACAGATGACGCCTGCTGGCCCCTCGCGTCTGCAGAGTTTCTTGTATCTAATACGTGGTGTGTAAATCTCGGCGTACCTGTTGTTCTCCGAGCTGCTGCTGTAAACGGCGTGCAGGTGTTTGCAGGCAGGTGTTGTGACGTCGTGTTTCCTGTTTCAGGATGGAGAGACGCCTCTGATCAAAGCCACCAAGATGAGGAACATCGAGATCGTGGAGCTGCTGCTCGATAAAGGAGCCAAAGTGTCGGCTGTCGACAAGGTGAGAACAACAACGATGTGTTAACGTTTACGCTAACAAACACTAACGAGACGTGAAACTGAGGCTAAAATGagcccttcaaaataaaattagcatgaaaactTGACTTTCTTCGCCCGTGCTGGATCAGTTTGACCTCTGTACTTCCTGTTTTCCTCAGAAAGGAGACACGCCCCTCCACATCGCGATCCGTGGGCGGAGCCGGCGCCTGGCCGAGCTCCTCCTCAGGAACCCCAAAGACGGCCGCCTGCTGTACCGACCCAACAAGGCCGGAGAGACGCCGTACAACATCGACTGCAGCCACCAGAAGAGCATCCTCACGCAGATCTTCGGAGCACGTACGTTCACGAAGCGATCGCATCTCTCCGGTTAACAGGATATTCAGGTTCCAGTGAgatccaaagggttaaaatacagATCAGTACTTTTCTATATGTAGCCGAAGTCGACAGACTATAATAATCATAGTTCAGGACAGGAAACAgctgataataacaataataataattttaaacgTCAGCTCCGTTTAATCAGTTGATCTCAGCTCAGCAATAAACACCCGAAAaatcaaaaagccaaaaagtttcAAATAGATACtggaataaaatgtaaatgtagaaaagtataaataaataaatataacgaATCAGTGCAACATTACgtgaataaatgtataaataaatacatgaatgaataaataaatacattaaggAGTGTCTAAATAaacacaggaataaaaaaagaaatgaataaacagagaaataaatgaatgaaagaacAATGAAATACTTCaattacagaaataaagtaCAAGAATAAAGGAGTAAATACGGGTTGAAATAAATCtggaaataaatagataaatgcagaaataaatgaatgttcgtggttttttttcatgtttagtGTCTGTTTCTTCggacaaaaagataaaaacaaacgaGAGAAACGTGTTTTTAGGATGAACACTGAGACACGATGACGGTCATTTTAGATCTTCCAGCTAACGTGAGTCTCATAACGCTCATCTGTGACATTCGTGTCCCCCTGCAGGTCACCTGTCCCCCACAGAGACGGACGGGGACATGTTGGGTTACGACCTGTACAGCTCCGCGCTGGCGGACATCCTGAGCGAGCCGACCATGCAGCCCCCCATCTGTGTGGGTCTGTACGCCCAGTGGGGCAGCGGCAAGTCCTTCCTGCTCAAGAAGCTGGAgggtgagtacacacacacacacacacacacacacacacacacaNNNNNNNNNNNNNNNNNNNNNNNNNNNNNNNNNNNNNNNNNNNNNNNNNNNNNNNNNNNNNNNNNNNNNNNNNNNNNNNNNNNNNNNNNNNNNNNNNNNNNNNNNNNNNNNNNNNNNNNNNNNNNNNNNNNNNNNNNNNNNNNNNNNNNNNNNNNNNNNNNNNNNNNNNNNNNNNNNNNNNNNNNNNNNNNNNNNNNNNNNNNNNNNNNNNNNNNNNNNNNNNNNNNNNNNNNNNNNNNNNNNNNNNNNNNNNNNNNNNNNNNNNNNNNNNNNNNNNNNNNNNNNNNNNNNNNNNNNNNNNNNNNNNNNNNNNNNNNNNNNNNNNNNNNNNNNNNNNNNNNNNNNNNNNNNNNNNNNNNNNNNNNNNNNNNNNNNNNNNNNNNNNNNNNNNNNNNNNNNNNNNNNNNNNNNNNNNNNNNNNNNNNNNNNNNNNNNNNNNNNNNNNNNNNNNNNNNNNNNNNNNNNNNNNNNNNNNNNNNNNNNNNNNNNNNNNNNNNNNNACAggagacagctgcagacagctgcagacagagacggctgcagacagagacggctgcaggaagctgcagacaggaaacagctgaaactgtaagtagctgcagacagctgcaggcagctgcagacagctgcaggcagcagcagctactGTCAGCTGATAGCTGACAATAGTAGACAGCAGAGTTGATGATGTGATGAAGACGATCAAACTGCAGAGTGATGATGATGCAGAGGGAGTGGTTTCAGATGCACTgatataattttgaaaatgaacgCTCTCAGCAGCTGGCTCCGCCCACAGACTCACATGGAGGCAGCAGGTGGAGACAGTTTTCAGGCGTCcacagtttttacagaaaatgagcTCAAAGGTTTTTATATTCACAGAtttaaacacagaataaagtcaAAGTAAACTGAGACGAAACGACTGAAACCAAATCAGAGTCAAATCAGGacaacatgcaaaacacacacacacacacacacacacacacacacacacacacagaggaagaggcACCTGAAGTCAGactcagagctgcagcagtcGTGTGTTCGTCTCTCAGAACAACAACCGTCTTCAGCTGACTGAAGTCTAAAGTTATCATTGTTTACATCTTCATCGTCTTCATCCTCATCAGGTGGGTCAGCTCTTCTTCACTTAattgtgatgacatttttcttttcatttatcttCATGATATTGGAATATTTAAatctcacagaaataaaaaattgccaaaaatgtaaaatcaccaaaaaatataaaagaaatttgctaaaatatcttctttaaaaaactttaacagaaataatgtccaaatgttttcttttaaaaattccaaaaatgtttttaaatatttgttaaaatattgtctcacttaaaagaaattacagataaaaaatctcaaaagattataagaaaaaaagccaaatgttttctttaaaaaaattaccaaaacttTGAGCTGGTAACGAGTATGGTCCTGGAGGACAGGATCACCTGTTCACCTGATcgtatttctgtgtttctgaagTGAAGCAGAAGTTTTTGGTTGAAGAACTTCCTGTTTTAACCCAATGACATGACAGTTGCCATGGCGATGTGGATGTTTGTCTCTCAGCGTCCTCCTGCGgtggaaaaaaagagctcaTTAATCGCGTTAAATAATCCAAGAGTTCCCAAAGGTTCGTCTTTCCTGAACGCATCATCATCACACCGCAGAGACACTCAGACGTCCATCAGTCCCTCTGAGAGGACAGTGTCTCCGCGTCTGTCCTCTCAGGTCAATCAcaacttgtttatttttctgcttttattttgtctctcagCTTCCTGTCTCCTGCTGACTCTGCGCCCTGATTGGCTGAGATGACGGACGTGATGAACACCTGTGACTCAACAGGGGGCGGAGCTTCAGGAGAGGATGGACTGACTTtgcaggtgacacacacacacacacacacacacacactgtgggtCTCCAGCAGGTgaagctctgctctgattggtcctctcctcctcctccaggtggAGCATTTTCCCAAACTTTCCAGGCGCCTGCCGTCCATCGTGGTGGAGCCGACAAACGGAGGACAGGTGGAGAGCGGAGAGCTGCGCTGGCCTCCTGATGATGTcacctgtgatgtcacagagggCCACGCCCAGCAGACAGGTGAGGTCGTCTGTAAAAATGATCAGTAATCAATAATAATCAGCATTGAAATGATCAATAATCAGTGTGTGTACCTGAGccgctgtgacatcatcattttttttctcccaggtGTACCTGTGGAGGAGGCGGAGCCAGAGGAGCAGGTGATGGGTGGAGATTAAAACCTGTGACTGACGTGGCGTCTtcttcagccaatcagagggcagGACTCTGTGAGGAGGAAAGGGGTGGGGCCAACAATTCTGTAGCCCCACCCCCACGACAGGGGGCGGAGTCAGAGCAGactgagccaatcagagaggagaaaatcaaagtttagatgttttgctgattttgctGATCTTATTTAATATAACATAACGTCATCACACCTGAGGCCGACCAGGTGATCATTATCAGGTGATCATTATCAGGAGATTATTATCAGGAGATTATTATCAGGTGATCATTATCAGGAGATTATTATCAGGTGATCATTATCAGGAGATTATTATCAGGTGATCATTATCAGGAGATTATTATTGTACATTATCCCacttaataaatattaaaattattattattaaaaattaaaattaggattgggattaggactgatgttggttgaaatgaaatgaaagtataaaataataatgtataatatttttcaaagcttgattttgaaaagcacattttgttttttgtggtgtgAGTATTGAcattacacaaaaataacaatgaaataaaaacaaatgttgctgCTGGTCATTAATTATCTcagactgtgataataataaaaaaaaacacagagtttcCTCTGACAACAAGGACTTTAAACTCTGAgaatatttctgtgatttcttATGTGCAACTCGGTaagaaactgaaagaaaagaaattggtagatttataaatttatttttatctattaaaaaacaagagaaaaatatctatgGAAAACaattgcataaataaaaataaatactgacaaTACCTGTATCCTGAGAGATGGGTAACAAGGACATCCAACTCTCATCAGCAGTGTGTAAGTGGAAATCTCATGTGGCCTGAGGCGGATAAAACACTTCATTCAAGTCTTTTTGGccttgttgggttttttttcttaattttcggGTATTGTCCCTCCGTGGCCATACCAAGAACTGCCCTCatcaaatcgcctgaaataccaactCATGCAAACATGAgtcctttctttttgttttttgtaataaaggggagtttgtttttttttaaaaacattttttccattagcCGTATTCtgtatttgtagttttaatCTGCATGATTCGAGG is drawn from Plectropomus leopardus isolate mb chromosome 16, YSFRI_Pleo_2.0, whole genome shotgun sequence and contains these coding sequences:
- the LOC121955791 gene encoding kinase D-interacting substrate of 220 kDa B-like, with translation MHLLESGADVDQEGANSMTALIVAVKGGYTEVVKELLKRNPNVNMTDKDGNTALMIAAKEGYTEIVQDLLDAGTYVNIPDRSGDTVLIGAVRGGHVEIVRALLHKYADIDIRGQENKTALYWAVEKGNATMVRDILQCNPDTETCTKDGETPLIKATKMRNIEIVELLLDKGAKVSAVDKKGDTPLHIAIRGRSRRLAELLLRNPKDGRLLYRPNKAGETPYNIDCSHQKSILTQIFGARHLSPTETDGDMLGYDLYSSALADILSEPTMQPPICVGLYAQWGSGKSFLLKKLEVKQKFLVEELPVLTQ
- the LOC121955263 gene encoding protein LBH-like, translated to MTDVMNTCDSTGGGASGEDGLTLQVEHFPKLSRRLPSIVVEPTNGGQVESGELRWPPDDVTCDVTEGHAQQTGVPVEEAEPEEQVMGGD